In Chaetodon auriga isolate fChaAug3 chromosome 7, fChaAug3.hap1, whole genome shotgun sequence, a genomic segment contains:
- the LOC143323336 gene encoding scavenger receptor cysteine-rich type 1 protein M130-like gives MDHRGLTVLLWLWSSVAPDDIRLEGGASRCAGRLMEKHLGGWKAVVGHWNWTRAAAVCRQLDCGSAVSFQTTQDPSATPNHLLHLLNAGPLWIIDESSSSGLEISCSDSVRLVNGAKLCSGRLEVRSNQSWSSVCDDDFNQQEAEVVCRELGCGAPSVLHGGLYGDVEAPVWTKGFRCEGHESALLDCERSVRNNCSSGKAAGLTCSGPADVRLVGGGGRCDGMLEMNKLGEWKPVDDRNWNLSLAGEVCGLLDCGSAVSTRRGRRPSSSFVWGLESVCKASSLATCDKKLLFSSFILEITCSDSVRLVNEAKLCSGRLEVRSNQSWSLVCYDDFNQQEAEVVCRELGCGAPSVLHGGLYEDMEAPVWTKGFCCEGHESALLDYPDEVRLEGGAGRCAGRLEVRHHEDWRAVDNQDFDWDLKVTAAACRRLDCGSPVSPGRKTVSEERSVWWINSACLQSEHTLKECVTTREQTSETSLEITCSDSVRLVNGAKLCSGRLEVRSNQSWSSVCDDDFNQQEAEVVCRELGCGAPSVLQGALYGDVEAPVWTKGFRCEGHESALLDCGGSVSAKHTCSSGKAVGLTCSDPGDVRLVGEPSRCAGALEMKVQGEWRPVVDGFSLWDQQSAAAVCRLLDCGSAVSTKTLEDDDWNRPVWWIKSPCVQSAPAPRDCVILNTVTESYLGLEVVCSGFLAQPNVSASPSTDGVSRAVQQGLQVLAGSDFTITCSIEPQYPGGSFQLIFTTSTTAQNYTLPAVNHSAHFLFSAADHTHQGGYRCVYHVHVFSQNVSSESQPLCLTISASLTELMVRLVVLLLGVTSLISAVCLRSQKRG, from the exons ATGGACCACAGAGGACTGACTGtgcttctgtggctctggagctcag tGGCGCCTGATGACATCAGGCTGGAGGGCGGAGCCAGCCGCTGTGCTGGTAGGCTGATGGAGAAGCACCTGGGGGGCTGGAAAGCAGTGGTTGGCCACTGGAACTGGACACGGGCAGCTGCAGTGTGCCGACAGCTCGACTGCGGCTCCGCTGTTTCTTTCCAAACAACGCAGGATCCGTCTGCTACACCCAACCACCTTCTCCACCTTTTAAACGCCGGACCACTGTGGATCATAGACGAATCTTCCTCTTCCGGCCTGGAGATCAGCTGTTCAG actctgtCAGGCTGGTGAACGGGGCTAAGCTGTGCTCAGGCAGGCTGGAGGTGAGGTCTAACCAGTCCTGGTCCTCGGTGTGCGACGATGACTTTaaccagcaggaggcagaggtggTCTGCAGGGAGCTCGGCTGTGGGGCTCCCTCAGTCCTCCATGGGGGGCTCTATGGGGACGTGGAGGctccagtctggaccaaaggGTTCCGCTGTGAAGGCCACGAGTCTGCTCTCCTGGACTGTGAACGCTCAGTTAGAAACAACTGCtcctctggaaaagctgcaggaCTCACCTGCTCAG gaCCTGCTGACGTCAGGTTGGTCGGAGGAGGCGGCCGGTGCGATGGCATGCTGGAGATGAACAAACTGGGTGAATGGAAACCAGTGGATGACAGAAACTGGAACCTGAGCTTAGCTGGAGAAGTGTGTGGACTGCTGGACTGTGGCTCTGCTGTTTCAaccagaagaggaaggaggcctTCAAGCAGTTTTGTTTGGGGGTTGGAATCTGTCTGTAAAGCATCTTCACTGGCGACGTGTGATAAAAAACTTCTGTTTTCATCCTTCATCCTCGAGATAACCTGCTCAG actctgtCAGGCTGGTGAACGAGGCTAAGCTGTGCTCAGGCAGGCTGGAGGTGAGGTCTAACCAGTCCTGGTCCTTGGTGTGCTACGATGACTTTaaccagcaggaggcagaggtggTCTGCAGGGAGCTTGGCTGTGGGGCTCCTTCAGTCCTCCATGGGGGGCTCTATGAGGACATGGAGGCTCCAGTGTGGACCAAAGGGTTCTGCTGTGAAGGCCACGAGTCTGCTCTCCTGGACT ACCCTGATGAGGTCAGGCTGGAGGGGGGAGCCGGTCGTTGTGCTGGTAGACTCGAGGTGAGACACCACGAAGACTGGAGGGCCGTGGATAACCAAGACTTCGACTGGGACCTGAAGGTCACGGCCGCCGCGTGTCGACGGCTGGACTGCGGCTCGCCTGTTTCACCAGGAAGGAAAACGGTTTCTGAAGAACGATCTGTGTGGTGGATCAACTCCGCCTGCCTTCAGTCTGAACATACGCTGAAGGAGTGTGTGACGACAAGAGAACAGACCAGCGAAACCAGCCTGGAGATCACCTGTTCAG ACTCTGTCAGGCTGGTGAACGGGGCTAAGCTGTGCTCAGGCAGGCTGGAGGTGAGGTCTAACCAGTCCTGGTCCTCGGTGTGCGACGATGACTTTaaccagcaggaggcagaggtggTCTGCAGGGAGCTCGGCTGTGGGGCTCCTTCAGTCCTGCAGGGGGCGCTCTATGGGGACGTAGAGGCTCCAGTGTGGACCAAAGGGTTCCGCTGTGAAGGCCACGAGTCTGCTCTCCTGGACTGTGGAGGGTCTGTCTCTGCTAAGCACACCTGCTCTTCTGGAAAAGCTGTTGGACTCACCTGCTCAG ATCCAGGTGACGTCCGGCTGGTGGGCGAGCCCAGCCGCTGCGCTGGTGCACTGGAGATGAAAGTCCAGGGCGAGTGGAGACCAGTGGTTGACGGTTTTTCTCTGTGGGACCagcagtctgcagctgcagtgtgcagaCTGCTGGACTGTGGATCCGCCGTGTCAACAAAGACGCTTGAAGACGACGATTGGAACAGACCGGTGTGGTGGATCAAGTCTCCCTGTGTCCAGTCAGCGCCTGCACCGCGGGACTGTGTGATCCTGAACACCGTTACTGAGAGCTACCTCGGCCTCGAGGTGGTTTGTTCAG GCTTTCTAGCCCAGCCAAACGTCTCCGCATCTCCCTCCACGGATGGGGTCTCCAGGGCCGTGCAGCAGGGGCTTCAGGTGCTTGCGGGCTCTGACTTCACCATCACATGCTCCATCGAACCGCAGTACCCAGGAGGCTCCTTCCAGCTTAtcttcaccacctccaccacagcaCAGAACTACACCCtgccagctgtcaatcactctgcccacttcctgttctctgctgcagacCACACCCACCAGGGGGGCTACCGCTGTGTTTATCACGTCCACGTTTTCTCCCAGAACGTGTCCTCTGAGAGCCAGCCGCTCTGTCTCACCATCTCAG CCTCTCTCACAGAGCTCATGGTCAGACTTGTCGTCCTCCTGCTCGGTGTAACGTCGCTgatctctgctgtctgcctccGCTCGCAG AAACGTGGATGA